Within Leucoraja erinacea ecotype New England unplaced genomic scaffold, Leri_hhj_1 Leri_847S, whole genome shotgun sequence, the genomic segment tgtgtacagttttggtctcctaatttgaggtaggacgtccttgtgattgaggcagtgcagcgttggttcacgagattgatccctgggatggcgggactgtcatatgaggaaagattgaaaagactaggcttgtattcactggagtttagaagcatgaggggggatcttatggaaacttataaaattataaaaggactggaccagctagatgTAGGATTTTATTTCGcactgttgggcgagtccagaaccaggggccacacatacttagaataaaggggaggtcatttaagactgaggtgagaaaaatatttttcacccagatagttgtgaattcatgaaattccctgccacagagggcagtggaggccaagttactggatggatttaagagagagttagatagagctctagtggctagtggggtcaagggatgtggagagaaggcaggcacgggttattgatagggggcgatcagccatgatcacgatggatagtggtgctggctctaagggccgaatggcctcctcctgcacctattatctatgtttctatgtttctatgaaacacgcGAATAGGTCACACTCACCTTGAACCCGGTCGGGCACCAGTCCACGAACTGGATGCTGCGCTTGGTCTTGATGGTGGCGATGGAGGCGTTGACGTCCTTGGGCACCACGTCCCCGCGGTACAACATGCAGCACGCCATGTACTTGCCCTGGCGGGGGTCGCACTTCACCATCTGGTTGGCCGGCTCGAAGCAGGCGTTGGTCAGTTGTGGAACGGACAGTTCCTCGTGGTAAGCCTTCTCGGCCGAAATAATGGGAGCGTAGGTGACGAGCGGGAAGTGGATGCGCGGGTAGGGGACCAGGTTGGTCTGGAACTCAGTCAGGTCCACGTTGAGGGCGCCGTCGAAGCGCAGCGAGGCGGTGATGGACGACACGATCTGCGCCAACAGGCGGTTGAGGTTGGTGTAGGTGGGGCGCTCGATGTCCAGGTTCCGCCGGCACAAGTCGTAAATGGCCTCATTGTCCACCATGAAGGCGCAATCGGAATGCTCCAGGGTGCAGTGGGTGACCAACACCGCGTTGTAGGGCTCGACCACGGCGGTGGAGATCTGCGGCGCCGGGTAGATGGAAAACTCCAGCTTGGATTTCTTGCCGTAGTCCACGGAGAGTCTCTCCATGAGGAGGGAGGTGAAGCCCGAGCCGGTGCCACCTCCGAAACTATGGAAGATGAGGAACCCCTGGAGTCCGGTGCACAGATCGGCCTGAGGGCGGAGAAGGGGAAAGTATCAATTCATGATAGGGAAGGGGCGACCCGATAGGTTCATGTTGGTCTCTATAGCCGGCGCTGAGAGAGATAGTGCGGTGGGTATCTCAGTGATGAAGGGAGAGGTAGCAATGGGAATCCGGGAGCATCGTGGCCGCAGTACTCGGGAATGGACCGGTGTAACCGGACACATTGGCGCTGCACGCTCGGGGAGCGTTGCACAAGAATCTGCATTCGCTCAGCAACCTACCAGCTTCCGGATGCGATCCAGGACCAGGTCCACGATCTCCTTGCCGATGGAGCAGTGGCCCCGGGCGTAGTTATTGGCCGCGTCCTCCTTGCCGGTGATTAGCTGCTCGGGGTGGAAGAGCTGGCGGTAGGTGCCGGTCCGCACCTCGTCTGCAGGGGGAAAGGAACATAGAAGCGTGAATTCACCATCGGCACACACTCCTCCATCCCCGCACGGGAGGGGTTTAAGACAACGCCCTAAAttcaccgccccccccctcccccaccttaccgATCACCGTGGGCTCCAGGTCGATGAACACGGCCCTTGGTACGTGCTTGCCCGCCCCCGTCTCGCTGAAGAAGGTGTTGAACGAATCGTCGCCGCCTCCAATGGTCGAGTCGGTGGGCATCTGTCCATCCGGCTGGATACCGTGCTCCAGGCAATACAACTCCCAGCAAGCGTTGCCAATCTGGACGCCAGCCTGACCGATGTGGATTGAAATACACTCGCGCTGTTGGCGAGGGGAAACAGGCGGTGAGATGGACTACACTTAGACTTGTTCAAAGCGCGTTGATCGCGCACCGACCCACGCCCTATGTGAGCACCGTCTCAGTTCTACCCACCTCTACAATTCGCGCACACACCACGCTGCATTCGCCTTGTTCAATCCTGGAATCCCTGGCAAATTCCCGCCCCGTGAGTACCCCGCGCCCTTCCCTCCCACCGTCGCCTCATTCCCCCTCGTCGTGTCCATTCAGCCACTACGATCCCAATTACCCGGGTGCGCTCTCCCCTTCCCGTGTCCAGTCTCGAACACCAGTCCAGGAATCGCCTCCCCCCAGTCCCCCGTGGATCGCTCGCTCGATGGAACACGCGCGTCTCACGGGCATTCTCCCGCGCGCTCACCATGTTGCTCCGCTCGCGTGTTTCCAGACACAGTGACGCAATGCGGCGCCGCTCCGGTATTTATACGGCCCCCGGGGATAGAACGTTAGCGCTGGGCCGAACGAGCGCTGACTGGTCAGTGAGAACAATGGCCTTGGTTGCCACAGGAAACAAACACACAAGGTTCCAAGGCGATCATTGATGAATAATCCAGTGTGTGACGTAGTAGATGGACCTTCAGTGACGTAATCCATTGCCGGTTTTCATCTGCCAGATTACAATCCATCACTTGCCGCTAGAAATACAGCGGTCTGACCCAATGCCCCCAAGTGAAACCTAGCGCCACCTATTACACTTCCTCACTCAATGAAATAAACCATTCGTACATGAACCAGCTCCCCAGTGCCATAACCTGCTAGATTCCAATCTATCACTTGCCGCTGGACATACAGCCTTGGACTTGGTGGAAGtggggaggagtcaaatgtgatttttttttagtgtgaGGACCAACTTCCCTAGGCGGAGAGAGGGCTAGTAAAGATAAATtcgttggttctgcggtcgatgaAGAAACGGAGGACATTAAGGCCTTCCTGTtagggggggtggaggagtaCAGTGCctgaacgtccatagtaaagatgcgGGATTGGGGGTTTCGAAAGCGGatgtcaaggtttcaaggtcattcAAGAGACCAAGGGTATGTGAGGTATCTTAGACATAGGACGGGAGAAAATGGACCAGGGAAGATAGGATGGattcgaggtacgtggaaatcatgttgcctgggtttcaacaactaagttacagagataggttgaagaagttaggtctttattctctggagcgcagaaggttaaggggggacctgatagaggtctttaaaatgatgagagggatagacagagttgatgtggacaagcttttccctttgagaatagggaagatttaaacaagaggacatgacttcagaattaagggacagaagtttaggggtaatatgagggggaacttctttacgcagagagtggtggcggtggggaatgagctcccagtggaagtggtggaggcaggttcattggtatcatttaaaaataaattggataggcatatggatgagaagggaatggagggttatggtacgagtgcaggcaggtgggactaaggggaaaaaatttgttcggcatggatttgtagggccgagatggcctgtttccgtgctgtaattgttatatgttatatggttatatggtgtgacAGGAGCAGGCAAGAACAATGGGTCtgtcagggcagttgtgtttgatGATTTTGGAGATAAGGTACAAACGAGCAGTGCTTGATTTTCTAATTCCCGTGGCCTATTTATGGGCCTGTGGCACAATGCCTTCGTCTCCTTTTCATTTCTCTGCTTCAGTCATATAGCCTGGCGGTACAGAAAGGGTGCAATGATGTGGCTATATCGGCCGCCGGCGCTGCCACATTTGTAATGCTTcgaagtactgagtatagaagttgggaggtcatgttgcatttgtatacgacgttggtgagatcgcatttagaatattgtgtgtacttctgggcaccgtgtatagggaagatattgtcgtgcttgaaagggttcagagaagatttacgaggattctgCCAGGACTGGAAGGTCTGgtctatatggagaggttgagtacgctgggtctctatttcttggagcgcaggatgaggaggggtgatcatatagaggtgtgtaaaatcatgagaggactagatggGGTTCATACACAaaatctcttgccctgagtagcggaatagaagaccagaggacataggttcaaggtgaaggggaatagatttaatagtaagattaaacgagaacttactagttcgaagtttgatcgttattttatgaggagtacgttgagggaatacgtgaagaaccccgccaggccGCATGCGtgtttcttcaaagcagcggtgtgaatcctcacgtattccctcaacgtactcctcataaaaataacgatcaaacttcgaactggtaagttctcgtttactcTTACTAtttaacttcggagtcacgtgagtgactacgtgaagatttcaaagctctgtgatttcacgccgtggaaacgagtccatgcatcacatctgccttaattgactgtgggaggaattgtattaatatgtttagacatgaatccaacattgaaatccatgataaattgttaacaacaaattatagtccctatttatggggtgaaattatcttacagaacttaaaattggctctgcaaagttccagtttaacttcTGGTTTGTGCAGTGAAGAatgttaatggaatgttggccttcataacaagaggatttcaatataagagtaaagaggttcttctgcagttgtctagggctctggtgagcccacatctggagtattgtgtacagtttggtctcctcatatgaggaaggacatctttgtgattgaggcagtgcagcgtaggttcacgtgatTGCTCCCTggtttggcgggactgtcatatgaggaaagattgaaaagactgggcttgtattcactggagtttagaagtatgagggggaatcttatagaaatatataaaactataaaaggactggacaagctagatgcaggaaaaatgttcccagtgtgcggcgtgtccagaaccagggggccacacacagtcttagaataagtcATTTATGCACATGTTGCAcatattgtttatgtttctatgttcacctgAAAGATGGTAAATGTATACAtctttatattttttttatttttttgaaatatttttatttattagtacaataaattacagtagtacaggccacatatatattattacatttattgtactccttcattttttgagctttaagaaagatagaaattaagaaagtaaagaaagggaGAAACAGTCGTgttagtgtgaaagagtgatgaaaaagaaaaacccattagagaaagagttagggaaaaaagttaagaaatagaccctagaaaagaaagaaagaaaaataaacaaatgcTCTATTATGAAAAAccacgcaaaaagggatataccaacttcgtatttttcatcctcccttaccagatcctgacaccatttattttttaaattactgttgcatcttatacttgtagtaagtcaataaatgcaaaccacgtcttttggaactGGTCTGATTTACCTGCAAggaggaatctcatatcttccaggtgtaacgtttcaaacatatttgaaatccacatatataTTGTTGGCATAGGAGTGTTTTCCccgttattagcccataattaaatagactcttttgaaacacatttagttcagggctaccttccattattccaaagataatccattctgcttttggtatcagttttattttaaataattttgtgaagtttTCAAAAATTTCGGTCCagacttttttaaatgtttatacaaaaaacaaatgagtgcgcTATAGTAGCTTCTTGAGATCAGCATTTATCACAAACAGGTGAGACGTTtggaaaaagtttacttatttcGGTTGTTTAATACTATaagattttgaattgaattggagtgtgtcttacattaatcgagcatttatgcacttacagtaagtgtttatcccacctctcttttgaaatgtttatagctagttcttgttctcagtctcttctaataccatcggttgatggtatttctatatttaaaatggtgttatacaagtatgatattaagtttgctgattcggcctttatcttcattgcttcgtccagtaagtctgAAGGCATATTACGATAATCTTGTGTATATTATTTCAGATAGTcacatatttaaaaatatttaaaatattgattagttctcaaattatatttcaattataattgttggaatgataccaattttccagtttcatacaagtctccaagcgttttgattcccttcctttcccattgtgtaaattatttatctataatagagggtttaaacgacgggttgtTAACTTTTGGagataaaagagatagatttcttaatttcagATTACGTTTTATTTGTTCCAAAATTCTAATTgcactatgtataattggatgtgTATTGTAATTTGTGTTATTCaagttcattggtgagaggaggatcgctcctatattacacggggagcagtcctctctctccattacaatccaatccaatccacctgctgcgCAGAGTTGTCAAGTAGGTGAATCATATTAttgatatttactgcccaataatctatattactaaatctctgttcttgaccgcttatGCCCGATTGTGCtgccgagagaacgccgccacctacggccgtcctctttggccacctcgctcagagcccccctccgtcgTGTGTGTGCGGAGGAATTTTCCGGTCGAtgaagagagatattaatgtttttacaaaattccccattctctctgctgcccctgctagcggcagggggggggactataaaacccggaagtgtcgtgccttaCTAAGTCTCTGCCGGACCCAGGAAGCGAAAGGGTCACGGCTCTTTGAGCTGCGGATCTACTACACGGTGAGTCACCTCCATGCGCTattcagccaattgatatgtattCTGTCGACTTGCTTGCAGCCTGTTTTGTCCCGCAATTGCTTTTcgttttgatttaaatctttttatttgaatttcacagcaatttgcatacatactatgataacagacagtgacagtcaaggcaaaattgtgcaacagtatgtcagtgaccctcaaagcccttacccttacccaccttcaacccatccaaatcaggtcggaaccaaaggggacaaataacactcacatacgtacacatccacacaaatatggtacgatgaacgaaacaaaaagtactaaaaaaagggggtcactaataacagtaaataagtaagtaattaaataaataagtgtggggagggggggttaaggggagagcagctgcagtagagcggaacaatggtggagagcacagtcctcttccgagtccggggacaggTTGAGAGaattaacaagttccaagaaagggttccatgtatctaggaatgtcttggcagtgcctttgagagagaacctaagtttttcaagctttaaattgtaaagcacctccttaatcccgcgggcgtgtgtcgggggacaggtgagcctccagtctccgggctaacaagatCAGTTCCCGGGCTaaaaaggttgtaaaagctaggacccgtttcatcgcaacagagaggttggtgttgggagggctaccgaaaatggctgacattgggtttggaggaataatctggccgtaggctctgcttatcaagtcgaaacaCTCCTCctaaaggctgctagcttagggcaagaccaaaccatatggctatggttggcaggggattgattacatctgttacaggtgtccctaacagcggggtaaattctagataatcttgcatttgtgtagtggactttgtgaaggactttacattggattaggccatgacgggcacatatggaggaagaatggatcaaatccaaggcagagtcccattgctggtctgttagtttcgtattcagctcaccctcccacgtagcttttaatgaggtatgaggtttcaatataaccgaccctaacaagttatacaaaacggagatgcatttcttccggttgggatctagagctaagatggtatttgtcagggtttcagggggcgatttgggaaatgcgggaatgtcttcttcacaaaatcgcAACGGGAGACGTGAACTTTTCCATgggtacccaggtcggtaggtggtcgcaatcatcattcatccaatacaggagt encodes:
- the LOC129694883 gene encoding tubulin alpha chain-like; the protein is MPTDSTIGGGDDSFNTFFSETGAGKHVPRAVFIDLEPTVIDEVRTGTYRQLFHPEQLITGKEDAANNYARGHCSIGKEIVDLVLDRIRKLADLCTGLQGFLIFHSFGGGTGSGFTSLLMERLSVDYGKKSKLEFSIYPAPQISTAVVEPYNAVLVTHCTLEHSDCAFMVDNEAIYDLCRRNLDIERPTYTNLNRLLAQIVSSITASLRFDGALNVDLTEFQTNLVPYPRIHFPLVTYAPIISAEKAYHEELSVPQLTNACFEPANQMVKCDPRQGKYMACCMLYRGDVVPKDVNASIATIKTKRSIQFVDWCPTGFKVGINYQPPTVVPGGDLAKVQRALCMLSNTTAISMAWTRLNLKFDKMYAKRAFVHWYVGEGLEEGEFQDAREDMASLEKDYQEVAVDSADLERRGEEEE